The genomic segment ACTCATCCAACACTTTCATTACCCTCCCAGCGGTCTTCCCATCCCAGTATTTCGGTATAGAACCCTTCTTCACTTCGCCCTGCAATATCTTAATAGAGCATTGTACAATACTCTCGCTATCCAGTGGCACTAATTGATTAGTGCCCTCGGTGATAGTGATTGGGCGTTCTGTGTTTTCTCTTAGAGTAAGACAGGGTACACCAAAGAAGGTTGATTCTTCCTGGATACCACCGGAATCCGTAAGAATGAACTTAGCGCTCATCTGTAACTTCATAAAATCAAGATAGCCGATGGGTTCTGTGATAATCAAATTGGGAATATCAGCCAGTTTGGACTTTAAGCCAAGCCGCTCGATGTTCTTACTGGTTCTGGGATGCATAGGGAATATTATCCTGACCTGTTTACCAATCTCGCGAAATGCAGATAAGAGCATATCCAAACCATCCACTTCATCCACATTTGAAGGACGATGTAGGGTAACCAACGCGTAGGGATCATTTTCACTAATTCCTAACTCACTCATTATCGTAGATCTCTCTGATTTAACTCGATGCTCAATCAACGAATCAATCATGATATTGCCTACCAAATGAATCCTCTCAGCAGAAACTCCTTCTTTTAGGAGATTAGCATCACCATCCTCTGACGGCGTAAGCAGTAGGTCTGATATCCTGTCGGTAAGAATTCTGTTTATCTCCTCCGGCATTCTTTCATCAAAGCTGCGTAAACCGGCTTCAAGATGAGCTACTGGAATATGCAGCTTCTTTGCTACCAGTGCACAAGAAATTGTAGAATTTACATCGCCCGCGACAATAACCAGATCAGGTCTGTTACCGGAAAGAATGTATTCTTCGTAGCGCTCAATTATTCGGGCCGTCTGCTGTCCATGAGTCCCGGATCCAACGTGTAAATATGCATCCGGTTCCGGCATACCCAAATCCTCAAAAAAGAGCTTGGACATCTTCTCGTCATAATGCTGCCCTGTGTGAATCAATGTAGGTGTATATCTTTCATTCTGTTCTTTGAGTGCCTTGTAAAGTGGTGCCATCTTCATGAAGTTCGGACGAGCACCGACTATTAGGTGTATTACAATCTTATGAAATACCATAGTAGTCTTTCATCCAATCAATCGTTTTCTTTACTCCATCCTCCAATGAGACTGATTCTACATGGCCCAATTCATTAACCGACAGGGAATTATCAGTCTTCTTAATCTTGGTAGTAAGAACTTCGGCATCTTGTAACGTAATCAGCTTTTTTGGGGCACCAGTGTAGTTCCATATAATCTCAGCTAGCGTCTCAATATCATGAAACTGGTTGCTGCCAATATTGTATACTCGTCCCGGAATAAAGTTGTTGGCTATGTTTGCAACTGTTTCCACGCAATCTCCAATATATGTGCTTGATCTATAGTATCCTCTATAAACAGTAATTGGAAGTTTGAATAGTGCATGGTAACAGAATTTGCAGTTAACAGATCGATAAGGATGATAGTATTCTCCTGGGCCATATGTATTAAACAATCGCACTGTTACTGTTTCAGTATTAAACAACGCTATGGAGTTTCTAATCTGCATTTCGTTTGCCCACTTCGTGATGGCATAATCATTCATCTGTTTGATTTCTATTGTATCCATCACTGATTCGCTCATGACACCTTCATAATCTCCATACACTTCAGAACTTGAGAAGTGAACCAACCTAAATCTCAGTTCCTCTTGTAGCCTAAGTATGTTTTTCAAGCCAATAAGATTGGATTTCCACAGCTGCTCAAAATAATCCTCTCCATTCCACCTACCAAACTCAGCAGCACAGTTATACACTATATCGAAGGGTCCTGCTTGTTTTAATACTCTTTCAATCTGTCGATATTCACCAATGTCACATCTAGAATATGTCCATGCTTCATTACTCATCTGCTGAATATAGCCCGTTTCACCGGCATGATGTAACAGGTCGACACCGAACACACTGTGCCCTCTCTCTCGTAAAATCTTGACGAGCATTTGCCCGACAACTCCTTTTGAACCAGTTACTAGAATTCTCATACTATCACCTCTTATTTATACTTTGCCTTATATATCTATGTACATTCCATTTCAAAATGCCATATCGTGTTCCGCAGAGAACAGTGCCATT from the Candidatus Cloacimonadota bacterium genome contains:
- a CDS encoding NAD(P)-dependent oxidoreductase, which translates into the protein MRILVTGSKGVVGQMLVKILRERGHSVFGVDLLHHAGETGYIQQMSNEAWTYSRCDIGEYRQIERVLKQAGPFDIVYNCAAEFGRWNGEDYFEQLWKSNLIGLKNILRLQEELRFRLVHFSSSEVYGDYEGVMSESVMDTIEIKQMNDYAITKWANEMQIRNSIALFNTETVTVRLFNTYGPGEYYHPYRSVNCKFCYHALFKLPITVYRGYYRSSTYIGDCVETVANIANNFIPGRVYNIGSNQFHDIETLAEIIWNYTGAPKKLITLQDAEVLTTKIKKTDNSLSVNELGHVESVSLEDGVKKTIDWMKDYYGIS
- the wecB gene encoding UDP-N-acetylglucosamine 2-epimerase (non-hydrolyzing) translates to MVFHKIVIHLIVGARPNFMKMAPLYKALKEQNERYTPTLIHTGQHYDEKMSKLFFEDLGMPEPDAYLHVGSGTHGQQTARIIERYEEYILSGNRPDLVIVAGDVNSTISCALVAKKLHIPVAHLEAGLRSFDERMPEEINRILTDRISDLLLTPSEDGDANLLKEGVSAERIHLVGNIMIDSLIEHRVKSERSTIMSELGISENDPYALVTLHRPSNVDEVDGLDMLLSAFREIGKQVRIIFPMHPRTSKNIERLGLKSKLADIPNLIITEPIGYLDFMKLQMSAKFILTDSGGIQEESTFFGVPCLTLRENTERPITITEGTNQLVPLDSESIVQCSIKILQGEVKKGSIPKYWDGKTAGRVMKVLDEWHLKGRVGRW